A single window of Ctenopharyngodon idella isolate HZGC_01 chromosome 24, HZGC01, whole genome shotgun sequence DNA harbors:
- the mafb gene encoding transcription factor MafB isoform X2, with the protein MASELAMSSSDLPTSPLAMEYVNDFDLMKFEVKKEPVEPDRSISQCSRLIAGGSLSSTPMSTPCSSVPPSPSFSAPSPGSGSEQKAHLEDFYWMTGYQQQLNPEALGFSPEDAVEALINSSHQLQSFDGYARGQQFTSAAGPGGAMAGEEMGSAAAVVSAVIAAAAAQNGAPHHHHHHHHHPAGHHPTPGVQSNGNSVGHQHMHLDDRFSDEQLVTMSVRELNRQLRGVSKEEVIRLKQKRRTLKNRGYAQSCRYKRVQQRHVLEGEKTQLMQQVDHLKQEISRLVRERDAYKEKYEKLISSGFRENGSSSDNNPSSPEFFM; encoded by the coding sequence ATGGCATCAGAACTGGCAATGAGCAGCTCCGACCTGCCCACCAGTCCCCTGGCCATGGAATATGTTAATGACTTCgatctgatgaagtttgaagtgAAAAAGGAGCCGGTGGAGCCCGATCGCAGCATCAGCCAGTGCAGCCGCCTGATCGCCGGGGGATCCCTGTCTTCCACCCCGATGAGCACGCCTTGCAGCTCGGTTCCCCCTTCCCCAAGCTTCTCGGCGCCCAGTCCGGGCTCCGGGAGCGAGCAGAAGGCGCACCTGGAGGATTTTTACTGGATGACCGGTTACCAACAGCAGCTCAACCCGGAGGCTTTGGGCTTCAGCCCCGAGGACGCAGTGGAGGCGCTGATCAACAGCAGTCACCAGCTCCAGAGCTTCGACGGCTATGCTAGAGGGCAGCAGTTTACCAGCGCAGCCGGCCCGGGAGGCGCCATGGCCGGCGAGGAGATGGGATCCGCCGCCGCGGTGGTCTCCGCGGTCATCGCCGCAGCAGCAGCCCAGAACGGGGCACCgcaccaccaccaccatcaccaccaccacccGGCCGGCCACCATCCGACGCCCGGGGTGCAGTCCAACGGCAACTCCGTCGGCCACCAGCACATGCACCTGGACGATCGCTTCTCGGACGAGCAGCTGGTGACCATGTCCGTGCGCGAGCTCAACCGCCAGCTCCGGGGGGTCAGCAAAGAGGAGGTCATCCGACTCAAACAGAAGAGGAGAACCCTCAAAAACAGAGGCTATGCGCAGTCGTGTCGCTACAAGAGGGTCCAGCAGAGGCACGTCCTGGAGGGCGAGAAGACCCAGCTCATGCAGCAGGTGGACCACCTCAAGCAGGAGATCTCCAGACTGGTGCGCGAGAGAGACGCGTACAAAGAAAAATACGAGAAGCTCATCAGCAGCGGCTTCCGAGAAAACGGATCCAGCAGCGACAACAACCCGTCGTCCCCGGAGTTTTTCATGTGA
- the mafb gene encoding transcription factor MafB isoform X1, giving the protein MASELAMSSSDLPTSPLAMEYVNDFDLMKFEVKKEPVEPDRSISQCSRLIAGGSLSSTPMSTPCSSVPPSPSFSAPSPGSGSEQKAHLEDFYWMTGYQQQLNPEALGFSPEDAVEALINSSHQLQSFDGYARGQQFTSAAGPGGAMAGEEMGSAAAVVSAVIAAAAAQNGAPHHHHHHHHHPAGHHPTPGVQSNGNSVGHQHMHLDDRFSDEQLVTMSVRELNRQLRGVSKEEVIRLKQKRRTLKNRGYAQSCRYKRVQQRHVLEGEKTQLMQQVDHLKQEISRLVRERDAYKEKYEKLISSGFRENGSSSDNNPSSPEFFMTSRKFLHL; this is encoded by the exons ATGGCATCAGAACTGGCAATGAGCAGCTCCGACCTGCCCACCAGTCCCCTGGCCATGGAATATGTTAATGACTTCgatctgatgaagtttgaagtgAAAAAGGAGCCGGTGGAGCCCGATCGCAGCATCAGCCAGTGCAGCCGCCTGATCGCCGGGGGATCCCTGTCTTCCACCCCGATGAGCACGCCTTGCAGCTCGGTTCCCCCTTCCCCAAGCTTCTCGGCGCCCAGTCCGGGCTCCGGGAGCGAGCAGAAGGCGCACCTGGAGGATTTTTACTGGATGACCGGTTACCAACAGCAGCTCAACCCGGAGGCTTTGGGCTTCAGCCCCGAGGACGCAGTGGAGGCGCTGATCAACAGCAGTCACCAGCTCCAGAGCTTCGACGGCTATGCTAGAGGGCAGCAGTTTACCAGCGCAGCCGGCCCGGGAGGCGCCATGGCCGGCGAGGAGATGGGATCCGCCGCCGCGGTGGTCTCCGCGGTCATCGCCGCAGCAGCAGCCCAGAACGGGGCACCgcaccaccaccaccatcaccaccaccacccGGCCGGCCACCATCCGACGCCCGGGGTGCAGTCCAACGGCAACTCCGTCGGCCACCAGCACATGCACCTGGACGATCGCTTCTCGGACGAGCAGCTGGTGACCATGTCCGTGCGCGAGCTCAACCGCCAGCTCCGGGGGGTCAGCAAAGAGGAGGTCATCCGACTCAAACAGAAGAGGAGAACCCTCAAAAACAGAGGCTATGCGCAGTCGTGTCGCTACAAGAGGGTCCAGCAGAGGCACGTCCTGGAGGGCGAGAAGACCCAGCTCATGCAGCAGGTGGACCACCTCAAGCAGGAGATCTCCAGACTGGTGCGCGAGAGAGACGCGTACAAAGAAAAATACGAGAAGCTCATCAGCAGCGGCTTCCGAGAAAACGGATCCAGCAGCGACAACAACCCGTCGTCCCCGGAGTTTTTCAT GACATCACGAAAGTTTCTACACCTGTGA